From a region of the Asterias amurensis chromosome 2, ASM3211899v1 genome:
- the LOC139954035 gene encoding origin recognition complex subunit 5-like isoform X2, whose product MADVEIDSECSNINQMILCRQKQVALLKTLMGEPSQPTCPSVFIYGHGATGKTLVVSTLLKTMSLPHAIVNCIECQSSRQLLVRILDQVANHEPRPENNYCSLNRCENMSVFVRLLKKTIEERGIQDQTVYIVLDKAERLRNMDANILPAFLNLSQLSGCNVCVVLLSQIVWEKFLFGFGSNFFEPFVMHFPDYTKNELLQIIAKDTPEGYSADFYSSYVNLLMSIFYMVCRDLNEIRHLAQLNFPKYVEPITKGEATERDSHKLWRHIEPHLKKALQTVYLREVTSEQWEKYQLGEISQQGLPSQPSSLSSRAQIELPFYSKYLLIAAYLASYNPARYDRRFFSKHHGKIKKSAVNRKKETSHQLLGPKAFPLDRLMAIFYSIVDSRVAPTANVFSQISSLVTLQLLAQVGHEDQLDTPKYKCTVSLEFIRSIARTVSFDVIRYLYDFVK is encoded by the exons ATGGCGGATGTTGAGATAGATTCGGAGTGTAGCAACATTAACCAGATGATCTTGTGCCGCCAGAAGCAAGTTGCGCTGTTGAAGACTCTGATGGGAGAG CCATCGCAGCCAACATGTCCCTCGGTGTTCATTTATGGCCATGGTGCGACCGGAAAGACTCTCGTAGTTTCAACGCTCCTGAAGACGATGTCGTTGCCCCATGCAATAGTCAACTGTATAGAGTGTCAATCATCACGCCAGCTATTGGTCAGAATTCTGGACCAGGTGGCCAATCATGAGCCTCGTCCTGAGAACAATTATTGCAGTTTGAATCGCTGCGAGAACATGAGCGTGTTTGTTCGACTTCTAAAGAAAACGATTGAAGAGAGGGGAATTCAGGACCAAACTGTTTATATT GTACTCGACAAAGCTGAGCGTCTGCGCAACATGGACGCCAACATCCTACCAGCATTTCTCAACCTCTCTCAGCTCTCTGGATGCAATGTATGCGTCGTACTCCTCAGCCAAATCGTCTGGGAGAAATTCCTCTTCGGGTTCGGCTCCAACTTCTTCGAGCCTTTCGTGATGCACTTCCCAGACTACACAAAGA ATGAGTTATTGCAGATTATCGCTAAGGATACTCCAGAGGGTTACTCGGCAGACTTCTACTCGTCCTACGTCAACTTACTCATGAGTATATTCTACATGGTGTGCAGAGATCTCAATGAAATCAGACATCTC GCACAGCTAAATTTTCCTAAGTACGTTGAACCGATCACAAAAGGGGAGGCAACTGAAAGGGACTCGCACAAGTTGTGGAGACATATCGAACCCCACTTGAAGAAAGCTCTTCAAACTGTCTACCTCAGAGAAGTAACAAG TGAACAATGGGAGAAGTACCAACTGGGTGAGATCAGCCAGCAGGGCTTACCTTCACAGCCTAGTAGTCTATCATCTAGAGCCCAGATAGAGCTACCGTTCTACTCTAAGTACCTCCTCATCGCTGCGTATCTGGCCTCCTACAATCCGGCAAGGTACGACCGTAGGTTCTTCTCCAAACACCACGGCAAGATTAAGAAGAGTGCCGTCAACCGGAAGAAAGAA ACCAGCCATCAACTCCTTGGACCCAAGGCATTCCCATTGGATAGACTCATGGCTATATTCTACAGCATCGTCGACTCCAGAGTGGCTCCCACAGCTAATGTCTTCTCACAG ATCTCGTCCCTAGTCACCCTGCAGCTATTGGCTCAAGTGGGACACGAGGATCAGCTGGATACGCCAAAGTACAAGTGTACAGTGTCCCTGGAGTTTATACGCTCTATAGCCAG GACTGTGAGTTTCGACGTCATACGCTACCTCTACGACTTTGTGAAGTGA
- the LOC139954035 gene encoding origin recognition complex subunit 5-like isoform X1 translates to MGIDTKMADVEIDSECSNINQMILCRQKQVALLKTLMGEPSQPTCPSVFIYGHGATGKTLVVSTLLKTMSLPHAIVNCIECQSSRQLLVRILDQVANHEPRPENNYCSLNRCENMSVFVRLLKKTIEERGIQDQTVYIVLDKAERLRNMDANILPAFLNLSQLSGCNVCVVLLSQIVWEKFLFGFGSNFFEPFVMHFPDYTKNELLQIIAKDTPEGYSADFYSSYVNLLMSIFYMVCRDLNEIRHLAQLNFPKYVEPITKGEATERDSHKLWRHIEPHLKKALQTVYLREVTSEQWEKYQLGEISQQGLPSQPSSLSSRAQIELPFYSKYLLIAAYLASYNPARYDRRFFSKHHGKIKKSAVNRKKETSHQLLGPKAFPLDRLMAIFYSIVDSRVAPTANVFSQISSLVTLQLLAQVGHEDQLDTPKYKCTVSLEFIRSIARTVSFDVIRYLYDFVK, encoded by the exons ATGGG AATTGACACCAAGATGGCGGATGTTGAGATAGATTCGGAGTGTAGCAACATTAACCAGATGATCTTGTGCCGCCAGAAGCAAGTTGCGCTGTTGAAGACTCTGATGGGAGAG CCATCGCAGCCAACATGTCCCTCGGTGTTCATTTATGGCCATGGTGCGACCGGAAAGACTCTCGTAGTTTCAACGCTCCTGAAGACGATGTCGTTGCCCCATGCAATAGTCAACTGTATAGAGTGTCAATCATCACGCCAGCTATTGGTCAGAATTCTGGACCAGGTGGCCAATCATGAGCCTCGTCCTGAGAACAATTATTGCAGTTTGAATCGCTGCGAGAACATGAGCGTGTTTGTTCGACTTCTAAAGAAAACGATTGAAGAGAGGGGAATTCAGGACCAAACTGTTTATATT GTACTCGACAAAGCTGAGCGTCTGCGCAACATGGACGCCAACATCCTACCAGCATTTCTCAACCTCTCTCAGCTCTCTGGATGCAATGTATGCGTCGTACTCCTCAGCCAAATCGTCTGGGAGAAATTCCTCTTCGGGTTCGGCTCCAACTTCTTCGAGCCTTTCGTGATGCACTTCCCAGACTACACAAAGA ATGAGTTATTGCAGATTATCGCTAAGGATACTCCAGAGGGTTACTCGGCAGACTTCTACTCGTCCTACGTCAACTTACTCATGAGTATATTCTACATGGTGTGCAGAGATCTCAATGAAATCAGACATCTC GCACAGCTAAATTTTCCTAAGTACGTTGAACCGATCACAAAAGGGGAGGCAACTGAAAGGGACTCGCACAAGTTGTGGAGACATATCGAACCCCACTTGAAGAAAGCTCTTCAAACTGTCTACCTCAGAGAAGTAACAAG TGAACAATGGGAGAAGTACCAACTGGGTGAGATCAGCCAGCAGGGCTTACCTTCACAGCCTAGTAGTCTATCATCTAGAGCCCAGATAGAGCTACCGTTCTACTCTAAGTACCTCCTCATCGCTGCGTATCTGGCCTCCTACAATCCGGCAAGGTACGACCGTAGGTTCTTCTCCAAACACCACGGCAAGATTAAGAAGAGTGCCGTCAACCGGAAGAAAGAA ACCAGCCATCAACTCCTTGGACCCAAGGCATTCCCATTGGATAGACTCATGGCTATATTCTACAGCATCGTCGACTCCAGAGTGGCTCCCACAGCTAATGTCTTCTCACAG ATCTCGTCCCTAGTCACCCTGCAGCTATTGGCTCAAGTGGGACACGAGGATCAGCTGGATACGCCAAAGTACAAGTGTACAGTGTCCCTGGAGTTTATACGCTCTATAGCCAG GACTGTGAGTTTCGACGTCATACGCTACCTCTACGACTTTGTGAAGTGA
- the LOC139954588 gene encoding ER degradation-enhancing alpha-mannosidase-like protein 1 isoform X1 has product MLTLLRESEFTTMTCSACFTIFVLLFNVSVFLLSNGKQLNWFSAKTGQYDKRYGAFTEKERQQKLADVKKMFYFGYDNYMKHAFPLDELDPIHCKGRGPDHDNPSNLNINDVLGGYSLTLVDVLDTLAILGNGTEFKRAVNLVIDHVSFNHNNTVQVFESTIRVMGGLLSAHLLITDPYRPHGDLYPDNYDGELLHMAHDLAIRLLPAFQNTSTGIPHPRVCLYNGVPAQGVQEACTAGAGSLILEFGLLSQLVQDPIFEDVARTAIDALFIRRSNKTGLLGNVINIQTGEWVGIQSGLGAGADSFYEYLLKSFIMFGEEKDLRTFNEIYDNIKKHMRKGRASCTSGDGKVPLYVNVNMNDGRTLNSWIDALQAAFSGVQVLAGDIEEAICSHAIFYAIWRKYGAIPERFNWQTKRPDVLFYPLRPELVESTYLLYQATQNPFYLHVGSDILESLETYTKSTCGYATLHDVFTKTKEDRMESFFLSETCKYLFLLFDSDNHVNRAASKYIFSTEGHLLPISRKYRSKKLSKDFYNNRRSLKTRIDDCEELPYNRSLSECSYIPSESRFKLPLDSVYLEQIDQLVGL; this is encoded by the exons ATGCTGACGTTGCTCCGCGAATCAGAATTCACCACGATGACGTGCAGTGCCTGCTTCACAATCTTTGTCCTTCTCTTCAATGTTTCTGTTTTCCTCTTGTCCAACGGCAAACAACTAAACTGGTTCTCTGCAAAGACGGGACAGTATGACAAAAGGTACGGAGCATTCACGGAGAAGGAGCGGCAGCAAAAGCTAGCAGATGTGAAgaagatgttttattttggatATGATAATTACATGAAGCATGCTTTTCCATTGGACGAGCTGGATCCAATTCATTGTAAGGGTCGAGGCCCTGACCACGATAACCC GTCAAACCTGAACATCAATGACGTTCTAGGAGGCTATTCACTGACACTGGTGGATGTTCTAGACACACTTGCT ATTTTGGGTAACGGTACAGAATTCAAGAGAGCCGTTAACCTAGTGATTGATCATGTATCTTTCAATCACAATAATACTGTGCAAGTATTTGAATCAACAATAAG AGTGATGGGAGGTCTGCTCTCAGCTCATTTGCTGATCACTGACCCATATCGACCCCATGGTGACCTTTACCCTGATAACTACGATGGAGAGCTACTACATATGGCACATGATCTGGCCATAAGGTTGTTACCTGCCTTCCAAAATACATCAACTGGGATCCCTCACCCCAGG GTTTGCCTCTATAATGGCGTTCCTGCTCAAGGTGTACAAGAGGCATGCACAGCGGGAGCAGGATCTCTCATCCTTGAGTTTGGACTCTTGAGTCAACTGGTCCAAGATCCAATCTTTGAAGATGTGGCTAGGACGGCCATTGATGCACTCTTCATAAGACGCTCCAACAAGACGGGCCTACTAG GAAATGTGATTAATATTCAGACTGGTGAATGGGTTGGAATCCAGAGTGGTCTAGGAGCTGGAGCGGATTCTTTCTATGAGTATCTGTTGAAG TCATTTATAATGTTTGGAGAGGAAAAAGACTTACGAACATTTAATGAGATTTATGACAACATCAAAAAGCACATGAGGAAGGG GAGAGCTTCATGTACCAGCGGTGACGGTAAAGTTCCTCTTTATGTCAATGTTAATATGAATGATGGTCGGACATTGAACTCCTGGATTGATGCACTGCAAGCGGCTTTTTCAGGGGTTCAG GTGCTTGCTGGTGACATAGAGGAAGCCATTTGCTCACATGCCATTTTCTATGCCATATGGAGGAAGTACGGCGCCATACCGGAACGGTTTAACTGGCAGACGAAACGGCCAGATGTCCTATTCTATCCACTCAGACCGGAACTTGTTGAATCCACATATTTGTTATATCAG GCGACACAGAACCCATTCTATCTACATGTCGGAAGTGACATCTTAGAAAGCTTGGAAACGTACACAAAATCAAC CTGTGGTTATGCAACCCTTCATGATGTCTTCACTAAAACCAAGGAAGATCGAATGGAGAGTTTCTTCCTCAGCgagacatgtaaatatttgtttctg TTGTTTGACAGCGACAATCACGTCAACCGAGCTGCTTCTAAGTACATCTTTAGCACTGAAGGACATCTACTACCGATCTCAAGAAAGTATCGCTCCAAAAAACTTAGCAAAGATTTCTATAATAATAGACGATCATTGAAAACGAGGATCGACGACTGTGAAGAGCTTCCTTATAATAGATCATTATCAGAG TGTTCCTATATCCCCAGTGAAAGCAGGTTTAAATTGCCGTTAGACAGTGTGTACCTGGAACAGATAGATCAACTGGTTGGATTATGA
- the LOC139954588 gene encoding ER degradation-enhancing alpha-mannosidase-like protein 1 isoform X2 produces MFYFGYDNYMKHAFPLDELDPIHCKGRGPDHDNPSNLNINDVLGGYSLTLVDVLDTLAILGNGTEFKRAVNLVIDHVSFNHNNTVQVFESTIRVMGGLLSAHLLITDPYRPHGDLYPDNYDGELLHMAHDLAIRLLPAFQNTSTGIPHPRVCLYNGVPAQGVQEACTAGAGSLILEFGLLSQLVQDPIFEDVARTAIDALFIRRSNKTGLLGNVINIQTGEWVGIQSGLGAGADSFYEYLLKSFIMFGEEKDLRTFNEIYDNIKKHMRKGRASCTSGDGKVPLYVNVNMNDGRTLNSWIDALQAAFSGVQVLAGDIEEAICSHAIFYAIWRKYGAIPERFNWQTKRPDVLFYPLRPELVESTYLLYQATQNPFYLHVGSDILESLETYTKSTCGYATLHDVFTKTKEDRMESFFLSETCKYLFLLFDSDNHVNRAASKYIFSTEGHLLPISRKYRSKKLSKDFYNNRRSLKTRIDDCEELPYNRSLSECSYIPSESRFKLPLDSVYLEQIDQLVGL; encoded by the exons atgttttattttggatATGATAATTACATGAAGCATGCTTTTCCATTGGACGAGCTGGATCCAATTCATTGTAAGGGTCGAGGCCCTGACCACGATAACCC GTCAAACCTGAACATCAATGACGTTCTAGGAGGCTATTCACTGACACTGGTGGATGTTCTAGACACACTTGCT ATTTTGGGTAACGGTACAGAATTCAAGAGAGCCGTTAACCTAGTGATTGATCATGTATCTTTCAATCACAATAATACTGTGCAAGTATTTGAATCAACAATAAG AGTGATGGGAGGTCTGCTCTCAGCTCATTTGCTGATCACTGACCCATATCGACCCCATGGTGACCTTTACCCTGATAACTACGATGGAGAGCTACTACATATGGCACATGATCTGGCCATAAGGTTGTTACCTGCCTTCCAAAATACATCAACTGGGATCCCTCACCCCAGG GTTTGCCTCTATAATGGCGTTCCTGCTCAAGGTGTACAAGAGGCATGCACAGCGGGAGCAGGATCTCTCATCCTTGAGTTTGGACTCTTGAGTCAACTGGTCCAAGATCCAATCTTTGAAGATGTGGCTAGGACGGCCATTGATGCACTCTTCATAAGACGCTCCAACAAGACGGGCCTACTAG GAAATGTGATTAATATTCAGACTGGTGAATGGGTTGGAATCCAGAGTGGTCTAGGAGCTGGAGCGGATTCTTTCTATGAGTATCTGTTGAAG TCATTTATAATGTTTGGAGAGGAAAAAGACTTACGAACATTTAATGAGATTTATGACAACATCAAAAAGCACATGAGGAAGGG GAGAGCTTCATGTACCAGCGGTGACGGTAAAGTTCCTCTTTATGTCAATGTTAATATGAATGATGGTCGGACATTGAACTCCTGGATTGATGCACTGCAAGCGGCTTTTTCAGGGGTTCAG GTGCTTGCTGGTGACATAGAGGAAGCCATTTGCTCACATGCCATTTTCTATGCCATATGGAGGAAGTACGGCGCCATACCGGAACGGTTTAACTGGCAGACGAAACGGCCAGATGTCCTATTCTATCCACTCAGACCGGAACTTGTTGAATCCACATATTTGTTATATCAG GCGACACAGAACCCATTCTATCTACATGTCGGAAGTGACATCTTAGAAAGCTTGGAAACGTACACAAAATCAAC CTGTGGTTATGCAACCCTTCATGATGTCTTCACTAAAACCAAGGAAGATCGAATGGAGAGTTTCTTCCTCAGCgagacatgtaaatatttgtttctg TTGTTTGACAGCGACAATCACGTCAACCGAGCTGCTTCTAAGTACATCTTTAGCACTGAAGGACATCTACTACCGATCTCAAGAAAGTATCGCTCCAAAAAACTTAGCAAAGATTTCTATAATAATAGACGATCATTGAAAACGAGGATCGACGACTGTGAAGAGCTTCCTTATAATAGATCATTATCAGAG TGTTCCTATATCCCCAGTGAAAGCAGGTTTAAATTGCCGTTAGACAGTGTGTACCTGGAACAGATAGATCAACTGGTTGGATTATGA